The segment GGGGCTGGCCCACGGGTTCGCGGTCTTCTCCCTGCTGGCCAATGTGGCCGAGGACCGGGCCGGCAAGCGCCGCGCCCGCAGCCAGACGGCCGAGGGCGCGCGTCAGGATACGCCCGAGGGGGCGCTGGCCCGGCTGGCGGAGGCCGGTCGCTCGGTCGAGGACGCGCGGGCCCTGCTGTCGGAGGCCCTGATCTCGCCCGTCCTGACCGCCCACCCGTCGGAGGTGCGAAGGAAGAGCGTTATCGACCGGATCGCCACCGTGTCGGACCTGCTGGACGCCTGCGACCGCGATGACCTGTCGTGCGCGCCCGACGTCCTGATCTCGGGTTTGCGTCGACAGACGGTGATCCTGTGGGCGACCCGGCTGGTGCGGACGACCGGCCTGGTGGTGCAGGACGAGATCGACACGGTGGTGTCCTTCCTGGAACGCGTCTTCCTGAAGGTCGCGCCGGAACAGCTGATCGACTGGCGCAGGCGTCTGAATGCGCCGGACCTGAAGCCCTTCATCCGCATCGGGGCCTGGGTCGGCGGGGACCGGGACGGCAATCCCAATGTCGACGCCGCCGCCCTGCGCGCCGCCTTCGCCACGCCGGCCAAGGCGGTGCTGCGCCACTATCTGGAGGCGGTGAACACCCTGGGGGCCGAGCTGAGCCTGTCCGGTTCGCTCGCCACCATCAGTCCGGCGCTGCAGGCGCTGGCGGCCGGGTCCGGAGACGATTCCCCCCACCGCGCCGACGAACCCTATCGCCGCGCCCTCAGTCAGATCTATGCCCGGCTGTCGGCGACCCATCCGATCCTGACCGGAGAGACCGCGCCGCGCCCCGCGCTGTTCAACGCGCCCCCCTATGATGGACCCGACGCCTTCCGGGCCGATCTGGCCGTCCTGCAGGACAGTCTGGTGGCCAGCCACGGCGCGGTCTTCGCCGACGATGGCCTGTCGCGCCTGATCGCCACGGTCGATGTTTTCGGATTTCACATGGCGACGCTCGATCTGCGCCAGAATTCAGACGTCCATGCGCGAGTCGTTTCCCATCTTCTGCGCGTGGCCGGGGTCTGCCCCGACTATGCCGCACTGGATGAGGAGAGCCGCATCGCCCTGTTGTCAGCCGAGCTGGCCGCGCCGCGCCTGCTGTTCAGTCCCTATGAGGCCTACGACCCCGAGGTGCTGAAGGAACGCGCCATCCTGCAGGCGGCGGCGGGGGCGCTTAGCACCTTCGGACCCCAGGCGATCCGCACCCATATCGTGTCCAAGACCGACGCGGCCTCCGACCTGCTGGAGGTCTATCTGCTGCTGAAGGAAGTCGGCCTGTATCGCCACGACGACCCGGCCGCCTGCCCGATCCAGGCCGCGCCGCTGTTCGAGACCATCGACGACCTGCGTGCCGCCCGCCCGACCCTGACCCGCCTGTTGCAGGAACCTTCGGCCCTCGCCGTGGCCCGGGCGCGTGGCGTGCAGGAGGTGATGATCGGCTATTCGGATTCCAACAAGGACGGCTCCTATCTGACCTCGACCTGGGAACTGCACGAGGCGTCGCGGGCGCTGCTGGGCGTGACCCGGACGGTCGGCGTCCGGCTGCAGCTGTTCCACGGGCGCGGCGGGGCCGTGGGCCGGGGCGGCGGCTCCAGCTTCGCGGGCGTCATCTCGCAACCCACGGGCACGGTCGCAGGCCGGATCCGCATCACCGAACAGGGCGAGGTGATCGCCAACAAATACGGCGAGCCCGACGTGGCGCGGCGAAACCTCGATGCCCTGACGGCCGGGACCCTGATCGCCTCGCTCGCCCCGCCGCCGGACGAGGCGATGACCGCAAAGCACGGGGCGACGGCTTCGGCCCTCTCGGTCGCCTCGATGGCCGCCTACCGGGCGCTGGTCTATGAGACGCCGGGCTTCGTCGACTATTTCCGCGCCGCCACCCCGATCAACGAGATCGCCGAGCTGAAGATCGGTTCGCGGCCCACGTCGCGGACCGCCTCCACCGCCATCGAGGATCTGCGCGCCATTCCCTGGGTGCTCAGCTGGAGCCAGAGCCGCGTCATGCTGCCCGGCTGGTTCGGCTTCGGCTCGGCCGTACAGGGCCGGGACATGGAAGAGCTGCGCGCCATGGCGACCGACTGGCCCTTCTTCCGCACCCTGCTCCAGAACATGGAGATGATCATGGCCAAGTCCGACATGACCATCGCCCGCCGCTATGCCGGACTGGTTCCGGACCCG is part of the Brevundimonas sp. AJA228-03 genome and harbors:
- the ppc gene encoding phosphoenolpyruvate carboxylase encodes the protein MPVSNAPVADDRLREEVRLLGGLLGEVIRDEGGQDLYDRIEAVRVASVGYHRHAGARGSAELERLLSDLSLDDAVGLAHGFAVFSLLANVAEDRAGKRRARSQTAEGARQDTPEGALARLAEAGRSVEDARALLSEALISPVLTAHPSEVRRKSVIDRIATVSDLLDACDRDDLSCAPDVLISGLRRQTVILWATRLVRTTGLVVQDEIDTVVSFLERVFLKVAPEQLIDWRRRLNAPDLKPFIRIGAWVGGDRDGNPNVDAAALRAAFATPAKAVLRHYLEAVNTLGAELSLSGSLATISPALQALAAGSGDDSPHRADEPYRRALSQIYARLSATHPILTGETAPRPALFNAPPYDGPDAFRADLAVLQDSLVASHGAVFADDGLSRLIATVDVFGFHMATLDLRQNSDVHARVVSHLLRVAGVCPDYAALDEESRIALLSAELAAPRLLFSPYEAYDPEVLKERAILQAAAGALSTFGPQAIRTHIVSKTDAASDLLEVYLLLKEVGLYRHDDPAACPIQAAPLFETIDDLRAARPTLTRLLQEPSALAVARARGVQEVMIGYSDSNKDGSYLTSTWELHEASRALLGVTRTVGVRLQLFHGRGGAVGRGGGSSFAGVISQPTGTVAGRIRITEQGEVIANKYGEPDVARRNLDALTAGTLIASLAPPPDEAMTAKHGATASALSVASMAAYRALVYETPGFVDYFRAATPINEIAELKIGSRPTSRTASTAIEDLRAIPWVLSWSQSRVMLPGWFGFGSAVQGRDMEELRAMATDWPFFRTLLQNMEMIMAKSDMTIARRYAGLVPDPALAASIFGALKAEWDRTRDAVLAISGQTELLGGQPELDRLIRLRMPYVEPLNHVQIELIRRRRSGDDDPRVREGILLTINGVAAGLRNSG